The Spirosoma radiotolerans genome has a window encoding:
- a CDS encoding OmpA family protein: MANLVADTQVSGYSVKVPKSPKGAYFSVINFFSKSPLGVWGLLLLLSFPSFSQNPKAKELYAQSIKLFGERKASEAIPFMEQAIKLDPTYSDAYIKLGQLHEFTKQFEPALNAYRAAIRIQPDSPASGAAYQALSNTLLRLGRYSEAIPYLEKYQTQFAPQSAQGKRVARQLETARFGLEATQHPQAVDPKPLSAVLQTTPSQYFPVLTADEQTLVFTALKPEGDEDLMTATFNGETWTPPVSLASNINTPENEGTASLSADGRTLVFTACQGRKGYGSCDLYVSHKTGSDWSNPENLGPAVNTHFYESQPALSADGRQLYFVSDRPGGKGRRDIWRSELGSDGNWAEPLNLGEPINTPANEASPFLHANGQSLFFASEGHIGLGGYDLFIADHSASGWSAPTNLGYPINTAEDQASLFVAANGTRAYYSFEEQKDGVSQKSRLYTFDLPESLRDRIRPVSFLKGTVADAKTKKPLAATVELIDLKTNLVVSRVEADAQTGHYTAVLPSGGEYALYVSVPGYLFKSLSFDFTQKTKGEGLSLSVPLEPVVGGSSANETLSNLFFEYGRYDLADKSLTELNRLAVFMQTNPAVTIEISGHTDDKGDAAANLTLSQKRAQAVVAYLTKAGIQPGRIKAVGYGKTRPLVPNTSDENRRLNRRIEWRVM, encoded by the coding sequence ATGGCAAATCTCGTTGCAGACACACAAGTATCTGGATATTCCGTAAAAGTCCCCAAATCCCCAAAGGGGGCTTATTTCAGTGTCATAAATTTTTTCTCAAAGTCCCCTTTGGGGGTTTGGGGACTTTTACTGCTTCTTTCATTCCCCTCCTTTTCGCAGAACCCAAAGGCGAAAGAGCTTTATGCCCAATCCATTAAGCTATTCGGGGAGCGGAAAGCGAGTGAAGCCATTCCATTTATGGAACAGGCCATAAAACTGGATCCTACGTATTCTGATGCTTACATCAAGCTGGGTCAGTTGCATGAATTCACCAAACAGTTTGAACCAGCGCTGAATGCCTACCGGGCGGCCATCCGGATTCAACCGGACAGCCCCGCTTCTGGCGCTGCCTATCAGGCCCTGAGCAATACGCTGCTTCGGCTGGGGCGCTACAGTGAAGCGATTCCTTATCTCGAAAAATACCAGACACAGTTCGCTCCTCAATCGGCTCAGGGAAAACGCGTTGCCCGGCAATTGGAAACTGCCCGCTTTGGCCTGGAAGCCACGCAGCATCCCCAGGCGGTTGACCCCAAGCCGCTGTCGGCCGTCTTGCAAACGACCCCTTCCCAATATTTCCCGGTCCTGACAGCCGATGAACAGACACTGGTCTTTACGGCCCTGAAACCGGAAGGCGATGAAGATCTGATGACCGCCACCTTTAATGGCGAAACCTGGACGCCCCCGGTATCACTGGCGTCGAACATCAATACGCCTGAAAATGAAGGAACAGCCAGCCTTTCGGCCGATGGACGCACGCTGGTGTTCACGGCCTGTCAGGGGCGAAAAGGCTACGGCAGTTGTGATCTGTACGTGAGCCATAAAACCGGCAGTGACTGGTCTAACCCGGAAAACCTGGGGCCCGCCGTCAATACGCACTTCTACGAATCACAGCCCGCCCTTTCGGCTGATGGTCGCCAGTTATACTTTGTTTCCGACCGGCCGGGCGGCAAAGGGCGTCGGGATATTTGGCGCAGTGAGCTTGGCAGCGACGGCAACTGGGCCGAACCGCTGAATCTGGGCGAACCGATCAACACCCCAGCCAACGAGGCATCTCCTTTCCTGCACGCCAATGGACAAAGCCTGTTTTTTGCCTCTGAAGGCCATATTGGTTTAGGTGGGTATGACCTGTTCATCGCTGATCACAGTGCTTCGGGCTGGTCGGCACCCACCAATTTAGGCTACCCAATCAATACGGCCGAAGACCAGGCGTCCTTGTTCGTAGCCGCCAATGGTACACGCGCCTATTATTCGTTTGAAGAACAAAAAGACGGCGTGTCGCAAAAATCCCGGCTCTACACCTTCGACCTGCCCGAATCCTTACGGGATCGGATACGGCCGGTAAGCTTTCTGAAAGGCACCGTAGCCGATGCCAAAACAAAAAAGCCGCTGGCCGCCACGGTTGAGCTAATCGACTTGAAAACCAATTTAGTTGTTTCGCGGGTGGAAGCCGACGCACAAACGGGACACTATACAGCCGTGCTGCCGAGTGGGGGCGAATACGCCCTTTACGTAAGTGTACCTGGTTATCTCTTTAAAAGTCTGTCGTTTGATTTTACCCAGAAAACCAAAGGCGAAGGGCTGTCTCTAAGCGTACCGCTGGAACCGGTTGTTGGGGGTTCGTCGGCGAATGAGACGTTGAGCAATCTATTTTTCGAGTATGGCCGTTACGATCTTGCCGACAAATCCCTGACCGAGCTTAACCGGCTGGCGGTATTTATGCAGACAAATCCGGCCGTTACCATTGAAATTTCGGGCCATACCGACGACAAAGGCGATGCAGCGGCCAACCTGACCCTTTCGCAGAAGCGGGCGCAGGCCGTGGTGGCCTACCTGACAAAGGCGGGTATTCAGCCGGGCCGCATCAAAGCCGTTGGCTACGGAAAAACCAGACCGCTAGTGCCCAATACCTCCGACGAGAACAGGCGTTTAAACCGCCGGATCGAATGGCGAGTGATGTAG